The region TCTCTCTTTTTGTTCTAAGCCTTTCTCAATTAGGATAGCATTGTAGCTTTCCATATTGGCTAATACGAGTAATTCATTTAAACTTGCATAGTCTCTCATATTGCCTTTTAGATTTTGATTTTCATCTCTCCACTGTTTAGCTGTTTTATTAAACAAGGTAACATTTAACATATCTGCTTCACTTGCATATTTAAATCCTAATTGACTATCTGTTAAATCATTTAGAAGATATGTTTGGATGGCATCTGTATGAATCTTATAGTTAATTTTTGAGATTTCACGATGTAAGTTCCAAGTAAGTGATAATCTTGATGTCTCATCTTCTTTCAATCTTTGATAATCTTTAATAATATAAAGTTCAAATTCAGCTGATATCCAAGAAGCAAATTTAAAAGCAATATCTTTGTGTGCAAAAGTTCCACCACCTCTACCAACTTTGACAAATAAGCCTTTAGCATTGGTAGTTGTTGCCCATTTCTGTGGTGATAATGTAAACGCATTGCTTCCTGCTTCTTTTAAAAACCCCTCGAATTCGAGGGGGTTAAATTCTGGATTATTTAACTTCTCCCAAATTCCTAGATATTCAATCGTATTGAAATTTCTCATCCAGTTTGCTACGACAACATTAGGTTCTTCTTTATTCTTATATTTTGCAATATCCGTTAAAGATATATAATCATTTTTGAAGTCTTCCGTATAGATTTGTATTTCAAATCCTTTTGCCTCGATTGTTTCTTTTTTAATTTTTGACAAAACTTATTTCTCCTTTCTGCCTATGTGTTGTTTACAATCATCTAACTATTAGATAACTCTAAACAACACATA is a window of Streptobacillus felis DNA encoding:
- a CDS encoding KilA-N domain-containing protein, with protein sequence MSKIKKETIEAKGFEIQIYTEDFKNDYISLTDIAKYKNKEEPNVVVANWMRNFNTIEYLGIWEKLNNPEFNPLEFEGFLKEAGSNAFTLSPQKWATTTNAKGLFVKVGRGGGTFAHKDIAFKFASWISAEFELYIIKDYQRLKEDETSRLSLTWNLHREISKINYKIHTDAIQTYLLNDLTDSQLGFKYASEADMLNVTLFNKTAKQWRDENQNLKGNMRDYASLNELLVLANMESYNAILIEKGLEQKERMIELRKLARNQMVSLERLNQGNLKKLEDKKK